The DNA window TGTATAAAAAAATAAGGAGGCAGGCTGAAGAGCCGCCCCAGTTTTGACCCAGGGTTCAGGGCATTGATTCCCCTACGTTTGTTTTTAAGCACTGAATTTATTTCTTCTACATATTAATACACGTTATTTATCCAGTCATACTAAAAGAAAACTGGAGGCGACAAAGAAATATCCTTTGACATAACAAACGTGGCTGCCTTCTCTAACACTGCCGAGACCTGAGAGTAGGGAATAAAAGTGACAGTCGCCCAGGTAAGCAGGTGCACTTTACAGATCACTTATAAAAAGCATCCTGAGAATATTCAGTATGGCTTTCCTGCGACCACACTGAGAAGCCATCTCCTGGGCCCAATACCTTTTTGATGAAATCCTTTGCCACAGAATTCACACACGAATGGTTTGTAGCCCGCGTGAATTCGGGTGTGTGTGTTTAACGTGGAACTTCTATTAAACGCTTTCCCGCACTGGTTGCATTTGTGGGGTTTTTCctaaacagcagagagaaagagaagattaGAGAACTTCATTTAAGGTACTTTGTTATTATGATGCGGAATCCTACCAGCACAATACACTAACACTCCGAAGCTTTTAATCAGAACAAAGATAACAGCACAAGGCCTCTCGGTTCAGCCACCACGGCCCACCAGACCTTATGCTGAAGAGTGAGGCTCTATTGACCCCTTCTCCTCACCCCAAAGAGGTCCGAAGCCTTCCGGGTAAACTTAGGACCGAGGAACATACCTGTGTGTGAATGATCTTATGCCGGCAAAGGGTGCTGGCTTGCCGGAAACCTTTCCCACACACTTTGCACACGAAGGGTCTGGCTCCTGTGTGCACCGGCATGTGACGGGTTAAGTTATAGTGCGCATTAAAGACCTTAAAATGAAACACACAGGAAACAGGTTAACGGAACTGCAGATTTGAAGTCAAAGTgtttagagggagggaggaggcaaaACAAGTCTTATACCCCAACTCCCCAAATACTAAAACGGAagcgagggaggaaggaaggaaggaaagaaggaaggaaggaaggaaggaaggaaggaaggaaagaaggaaagaaggaaagaaggaaagaaggaaggaaggaagaaactccCTTTAGCATAAGATTTACCTTTCCGCAGACTTCGCAAGTGAAAACTTTGGGTTTGGCGTTAGGAGAGCCGCGGCTGAAATCCGAGGTTTTGAAAGCGATTTTTTCCGACAAAAGTTGGGCGCTTTCTTTCATGTAATTGTGTAGCTGAGCCTGGGACAGGTCTTTGAAAGCTACTCCCGAAGGTAGCTTCTCCACCGCCGGGACGACCAGTTTATTCCTTTCGGCTAAATATGTTTTGGGCTGTGGGTGCAAAGGGGAACTGAGAAAGTAGGAGGCCACGGGGTGGATGTTCACGCCCGCAGCCGGGTGGCACGGGCCGTCACCTCGGTTCAGGTAGCACAGGGCGCCCATGGCGTGGAACGAAGAGTGGTTCACCACACGCGGCCTTACCAGCTTGTACTGCTGTAGTGGCAGCGCGTCGCGGGCCAGGTCGCCCTTGAGACTTAGAGCGCAGTTGAGCAGGTCGCTGCAGCTGAACGCGGGCGCGGAGGGCGCCACCGCGGGCGGCGCCGGAACCTCCAAACTCGCTTTGCGGGGCTCTGAGCCATTCACTCCTGCTTTGGAGTTCGTGTCGTACGCCACGGGAACGAAAGGGATCATGCAGGGGATCGACGAGTTGAGATGCAGAGAGTGCTTGGGGTCCCCTTTGGGCACGGCTCCCTGCAGGAAGTGGGGGACCGGCAGGGCCTTAGGCTCAGGGGTGCGCGCCATGATTCGTTCGATGGAGAAAGCCAAGGGTTTGGATGTGCTCATCACGTTGCCCCGAGCTGGAGCAGTCGCTAGCATTTTGGTGGTCGCGTTGAGGCAGCTACTGTCCATGACTGAGTCGCCAGCGTCGGTCCGCCGGGGTTGAGTCGCACGATCGTTGCCTTGTCCCCTGCTTGTCACAGACCTGCGGAGAGGACAGGCACCGTCACCACcagcagcctcctcctcctcctccccagcatCACCAGCCGAACCTGCCTGCCCAGCCCAATGGACTCCTGCCAGCCCATCGCAGAGTTCTTGGCGCACCAATGACTCGGGGACAATCACTACTTATTTCTATCAATAGAAAGTGTTGTGTCAATAACGCAGCCAAGATCTCGCCAATCGTTAACTTCCAAGAGGAGAAGGTAAACTAGATAATTGCTCAATTCGCTTCCAACAGTCAAcaggaaaacttttttttctctgCAGTCGGGGACTACTTTTCATTGGTGAGAGAGGTTCCCCCGCCCAGAAGAGGCGGGGGCGCTCTCCGCAATGCGCCGAGCCCTCCCCGACGCGCTAGCACTCGCCCGCACACACTCCTCTACCCTTCAGCTGCCCCTCCCCCTAGCTTCCTCTGTCTTTTTAATTCTCAATCTGCTTAACCAGGCTTTAGAGGCCAAGCAAATCTGAGATCAATTTTCTCGTTTAGCTCTAAGTGACATCATCTAAAATCATTGTGCTAGGGCTAAATAAGGAAACAGAGTCTAATTCAGGGGCAAATGCCAGACTATATTTATCAAACGCCAGGCGCTAGAAAGCCTTGACCAGGAAGCCTCTGACAAAATCCGAGGTTTCTTTGCTTGGCTTGCCTGAGCTCAGTTCGGTCCAAGCCGCCTCCTACGCTGCACACTTTCTTCCTCCAGGActggggtggggatgtggggtgggggctgggaaggTAAGAGGTGATGCTCGTCCCCTGAATCAAGGAGTCTCCATAGCTCGAGCCGCGTCTGGACCGTTTGGAAGACACCAGCAGGTAACTGGCCTCCCAAAATGCCCCTGAGATGTAAAGGCCTTGGGAGGCTTGTTATGCGTTTGTGGTTTTGTCAGAGCGATGCCCATGGCAATAGGCCTGGGAAAGACGCACTAGCACCACAAAGTTGAGTTGCAAAGAATAAGCGGGTGCCACACCGCAAGAAATCTAGGTGCGGATTggactcacacacaaacacacgcgaGAGCGCGCTTCCTCGAGTTAACAGAGGGAACCCCGAAAGGGCACTTCTCCAAAGAACTCGCGTCCACTGCCCTCTCCGAGCAAAGCCTTTTGAATGTGGAGCCGAGAAGGGGAA is part of the Rattus norvegicus strain BN/NHsdMcwi chromosome 4, GRCr8, whole genome shotgun sequence genome and encodes:
- the Fezf1 gene encoding fez family zinc finger protein 1 isoform X1, with the translated sequence MDSSCLNATTKMLATAPARGNVMSTSKPLAFSIERIMARTPEPKALPVPHFLQGAVPKGDPKHSLHLNSSIPCMIPFVPVAYDTNSKAGVNGSEPRKASLEVPAPPAVAPSAPAFSCSDLLNCALSLKGDLARDALPLQQYKLVRPRVVNHSSFHAMGALCYLNRGDGPCHPAAGVNIHPVASYFLSSPLHPQPKTYLAERNKLVVPAVEKLPSGVAFKDLSQAQLHNYMKESAQLLSEKIAFKTSDFSRGSPNAKPKVFTCEVCGKVFNAHYNLTRHMPVHTGARPFVCKVCGKGFRQASTLCRHKIIHTQEKPHKCNQCGKAFNRSSTLNTHTRIHAGYKPFVCEFCGKGFHQKGNYKNHKLTHSGEKQFKCNICNKAFHQVYNLTFHMHTHNDKKPFTCPTCGKGFCRNFDLKKHVRKLHDSSLGLTRTPTGEPGSDPPPQLQQPPPAPLPPLQPTLPPPGPLQSGLHQGHQ